The following are encoded in a window of Anser cygnoides isolate HZ-2024a breed goose chromosome 33, Taihu_goose_T2T_genome, whole genome shotgun sequence genomic DNA:
- the LOC125180252 gene encoding feather beta keratin produces MSCYDLCRPCGPTPLANSCNEPCVRQCQDSRVVIEPSPVVVTLPGPILSSFPQNTAVGSTTSAAVGSILSSEGVPISSGGFGLSGFGGRYSGRRCLPC; encoded by the coding sequence ATGTCCTGCTACGATCTGTGCCGTCCCTGTGGCCCAACCCCGCTTGCcaacagctgcaacgagccctgtgtcCGGCAGTGCCAGGACTCCCGTGTGGTGATTGAACCATCTCCtgtggtggtgaccctgcccggccccatcctcagctcctttcCCCAGAACACCGCAGTGGGATCCACCACCTCAGCTGCCGTTGGCAGCATCCTGAGTTCTGagggagtgcccatctcctctggGGGCTTTGGCCTCTCTGGCTTTGGTGGCCGCTACAGTGGCAGAAGGTGCCTGCCCTGCTAA